A window of the Bacteroidota bacterium genome harbors these coding sequences:
- a CDS encoding TatD family hydrolase has product MQGYNLVVRHGSEQNYNYGADMIIDGHAHASGIFLKPESIINNLDKYGVDKVILVPGELESTKSYSLPNLAKMFPANNVVKVTNRLTKFVIGITGTVKQIPKGNEHVYNLTHRTNGRVIQFIWITQQMKNPTEYLSEKFTEWNFKGVKLHQCWENYSVDSDFFRTVAEWTEKNDLPLFIHLYSDNDVEQLIKYKKEHPNLKLIVAHLFGLEIFIEHNYKDENLYFDTSTIQLTSTKRFMDAITFVGATNVTLGTDTPYGKDNIKKNIDRIRSLDISTKDKELILGENMRGILKI; this is encoded by the coding sequence TTGCAGGGATATAACTTAGTTGTGCGTCATGGAAGTGAACAGAACTATAATTATGGAGCAGATATGATAATAGATGGACATGCACATGCTTCCGGGATCTTTCTTAAACCGGAAAGTATTATTAATAATTTGGATAAATATGGAGTAGATAAGGTGATACTTGTACCCGGAGAATTGGAAAGTACGAAAAGCTACTCTTTACCAAACTTAGCAAAAATGTTTCCTGCAAATAATGTGGTTAAAGTTACAAATCGCTTGACCAAATTTGTAATTGGAATTACCGGTACAGTTAAACAAATTCCAAAAGGAAATGAGCATGTTTACAATTTGACACATAGAACAAATGGAAGAGTGATTCAATTTATTTGGATTACACAACAAATGAAAAATCCAACGGAGTATTTAAGTGAAAAGTTTACAGAATGGAATTTTAAAGGTGTGAAACTGCACCAGTGTTGGGAAAATTATTCTGTAGATTCTGATTTTTTTAGAACGGTTGCTGAATGGACTGAAAAAAATGATTTACCATTGTTCATTCACTTGTACTCTGACAATGATGTAGAACAACTCATCAAGTATAAAAAAGAACATCCTAACCTAAAATTAATTGTTGCTCATTTATTTGGTTTAGAAATTTTTATAGAACATAACTACAAAGATGAAAATCTTTATTTTGATACATCCACAATACAACTTACATCGACTAAAAGATTTATGGATGCTATAACATTTGTTGGAGCGACAAATGTTACATTAGGAACTGACACTCCTTATGGAAAAGACAATATAAAGAAAAATATTGATAGGATAAGAAGTCTTGATATTTCAACCAAGGATAAAGAATTAATCCTTGGTGAAAATATGAGAGGGATTTTGAAAATATAA